The window CAGGAATTGATGATATAGACGTGGACATGGCCATGCAGAAGGTGACTGTAATGGGATGGGCAGACCAGAAGAAGGTTCTCAAAGCAGTGAGGAAGACCGGAAGAAAGGCCGAACTATGGCCGTTTCCTTACAACCCAGAGTACTACAACTATACCGATCAGTTCTATCAGaactattatcatcatcatcatcgtcgTCGCTTTCCATTCGCATACAGTGACTCTCGGCCGTCTTCTTCATACAACTACTACAAGCACGGCTACAATGGCCATGATCATGGTTACTATCATCAGCCCATCCATTCAACCGTCATTGATGCAAGGGCTGAAGCGATGTTCAGTGATGAAAACCCCAACGCTTGCTCTATAATGTGATGACGTATTAAGACATTGTCTTCTCTGTATATC of the Vitis vinifera cultivar Pinot Noir 40024 chromosome 10, ASM3070453v1 genome contains:
- the LOC100266966 gene encoding heavy metal-associated isoprenylated plant protein 28; the protein is MTIVEMRVHMDCAGCESKIRKALQKLDGIDDIDVDMAMQKVTVMGWADQKKVLKAVRKTGRKAELWPFPYNPEYYNYTDQFYQNYYHHHHRRRFPFAYSDSRPSSSYNYYKHGYNGHDHGYYHQPIHSTVIDARAEAMFSDENPNACSIM